The Kribbella shirazensis genomic interval GCTGGATCTGGGGCCATACGCAGTTCATCGCACTGTTCATCGCCGCCATCGGGCTGATCGTCGGCGCCATCCAGATGGCCTGGACCCAGCGCGGTGAGTCGGCCCGCGAGCTGCTCCGCTCGATGATCACGCTCGCGGTTGCCGCGGCGTTCTCGATCGCTGTCGCTCAGGCGCTGATCACCGCCGGCGACATGTTCTCCAGCTGCATCATCAGCACCGCGCTGGACTCGAACTCGAGCAACGCCTCCTGGACCACCGGCTGCCAGAACATCGGGTCCGGCGACTCCACGAAGTTCGGCACCACGATGACGGCCGTGCTGGGGTTCGGTGCGGTTGCCGCCATCGCCGGTTCGCCGCTGCTGATCGGGATCATGATCGCGATCGGCGTTCTCTGCGTGCTCGCCAGCCTGATCCAGATCGTGCTGATGGTCGTGCGCAGCGCCATGCTGGTCCTGCTGATCGGCGTCCTCCCGATCGCGGCCGCCGCGACGAACACCGAGATGGGCCGGAGCTGGTTCAAACGGATCGTGGCCTGGTTGCTCGCCTTCATCCTGTACAAGCCGGTAGCCGCGATCGTCTACGCGACGGCGATCCGCCTGGTCTCGAACAACGGCGATCTGTCGTTCGAGTACATCACCGAAGGCGACGGCGTCCTGAACGCCGACAACATCGGCCACATGGTCATGAACGTCGTCACCGGTCTCACCATGCTGGTGCTCGCGCTGTTCGCGATGCCGGCGCTGATGCGCTTCATCGTGCCGATGGTCGGCGCGGCGGCGGGCGGAGCCGGTGCCGGCATGATCGCGGCCAAGATGGTCGGGGCCGACAAGGTGGGCGACATGGTGAGCAAGGGCGCCGACCAGGGGGCGGACGACGGCAGCGGTGGCGGCGGTGACGGTCCGTCCGGTGCCCAGAACGTCGGGAGGGCGTCGCAGCAGGCCCCGAGCAGCAGCGGTGGCGCAGGCGGCGCCGAAGGAGCAGCGGCAGGCGGCGAAGGTGCGGCCGCCGGCGGTGCGGCTGGTGGCGGTGCTGCAGGCGGTGCGGCAGGCGGTGCTGCCGGTGGTAGCGCGGCAGGCGGCGCAGCTGCGGGTGGCGCGGCGGCCGGAGTGGCCGCGGTGGCCGCACCTGTTGCCGTCGCGGCGGTCGCGATCAAGGCCGGCATGGACGCCACCAAGGCGTTCGGTCAGATGGCCGCCTCCGAGACGATCGGCAACGACGAGATGGACCAGAGCTCCCAGGGTGGGGGCGGCGGCGGTGACGGCGGCGGTCCGAGTGGCAGCGGCGGCGGCGGCGACCTGAGCCGTGAACGCGACCGCGCACAGCGGGATTATCGCGACGACGACCGCTACGACGACCGCGACGACCATCAACCACCACCGGACGGACCAAGTGGCAGCAGCTGAGAACGTACGACGCGCACCTCGCACCTACGGCAACTGGCGGCGGCCCGCCTCCGCGGGCATCGCCGGCCTGGGCATGCTCGGTACGGGCATCATGATGGGCGGCCTGCTGCTGGTCGTCATCTCCACGATGGTGGGCGGCATCAAAGCCGCCCTGGTCAGCTTGCTGATCGTGGCGGTGGCGCTCGGGCTGCTGATCAGCAAGGACAAGCACGGACTTTCCACGCTGCAACGGCTCTCGACCAACATTGGATGGCAACGAGCAAAGATGGCTAAGCACAACATTTACCGCTCCGGACCGCTCGGCCGGACTGCCTGGGGCAAGTTCCAGCTTCCGGGTCTCGCCGCAGCTTCGCAGCTGAGCGAGTACCAGGACTCGTACGGGCGGCCGTTCGCCCTGCTGTACTACCCGAGCACGCGGCACTTCACGGTCGTCATCAACGCCGAGCCGGACGGCGCCTCGCTCGTCGACGAGGAGCAGGTGGACATCTGGGTGGCGCACTGGGGCCAGTGGCTCGCGTCGCTCGGTCACGAGCCGGGCATCGTCGCGGCCTCGGTGACGGTGGAGAGCGCGCCCGACACCGGCATCCGGCTGCGCCGTGAGGTCGGCGGCAACATGATGGACGGGACGCCGGCCATCGCGCGGGCGATGCTGACCGAGGTCGTGCAGTCCTACCCGGAGGGCTCGGCGCTGGTCTCGGCCCGGGTCGCGCTGACCTTCAAGGGCACCGATCGCAGTGGCAAGCGGCGCAAGGAAGACGACATGGGACGCGAGCTCGCGGCCCGGCTGCCCGCGCTCACCCAGAGCCTGAACGCGACCGGCGCCGGCGCGGCCCGGCCGGTGAGCGCACAGGAGCTGTGCGAGGCGATCCGGATCGCCTACGACCCGGCGTCCGCCGCGCTGATCGACGAGGCCCGCGCCCAGGGCATGCCGCCCGAGCTGCAGTGGACCGACGTCGGCCCGGCCGCCACGCAGGCGTTCTGGGACAAGTACCGGCACGACTCCGCCTGGTCGATGACCTGGTCGATGACGCAGGCGCCGCGCGGTGAGGTGTTCTCGTCCGTGTTGTCGCAGCTGGTCGCGCCGCATGCCGACATCGACCGCAAGCGCGTCACGCTGCTGTACCGCCCGCTCGACGCCGGTACGGCGGCCCGGATGGTGGAGGCCGACAAGCGCAACGCATCGTTCCGCGCGACCGCGTCGGCCCGGCCGTCCGCCCGGAACCTGGCCGAGGCGCGGGCCGCCGACCGGTCCGCGCAGGAGGAGGCGCGCGGCGCCGGTCTGGTCAACTTCGGCATGGTCGTCACCGGCACCGTGATGAGCGCGGAGCAGATCCCGGACATGGTCGCGGCCGTCGACAACCTCGGCGCCACCGCGCGCGTCCTGCTCCGGCCGGCGTACGGCTCGCAGGACTCCGCGTTCGTCGCCGCGCTGCCGCTGGGTGTCGTCGTCCAGAACCACCTCGCGGTACCGGCGGGACTCCGGGAATCCCTATGATTGAGCTGACCACAGTGGCACCTGGGGAGTCACAGTGAGCAAGAAGCAGAAGAAGCCGGTCGACCCGACCCGCGGGGGCAAGCGGCCGATGCCGCGCGGGTGGCCGGGCCCGGGCGGCGGCTATTCGACGTACCTGCAGGCTCCGCAGGAGTGGCGTGGTACGACGGTCCAGGTCTGCGGCATGTGGCCGTTCGCGGCCGGTACCGGCAGCCCGATGGTCGGCGTACCGATCGGCCGGAACATCCTCTCCGGCGCGACCATGTGCTGCGACCCGATCAGCTGGTTCATGCGCGCCAAGCTGATCTCGAACCCGTCGATGTTCGTGCTCGGCAAGCCGGGTCTGGGCAAGTCGACGATCACCCGGCGGATGGCGCTCGGCCTGGCCGGGTACGGCGTCCAGCCGCTGGTGCTCGGCGACCTGAAGCCGGACTACAAGGACCTCATCGAGGCTCTCGGCGGCCAGGTCATCCAGCTGGGCCGCGGGCGTGGGCACCTGAACGTGCTCGACCCGGGCGAGTCCCGCGAGGCCGCGCTGCGGCTCACCGGCAAGGCCCGCGAGGCGATCCAGGCGGACGCCCACGGCCGTCGGCAGACGATGGTCTCGGCGCTGATCGCGATCATGCGTAACCAGAACCCGAACGACCGCGAGGAGACCATCCTCGACGAGGCGCTCAAGGTCCTCGACGAGCGGTTCCAAGGTACGCCGGTGCTCCGTGACCTGCTCCAGGTCATCCAGGACGCTCCGGACCGGGTCCGCAACGTCGCCCTGGACCGTGGCAGCCTGGACCGCTACCGGCAGATCACCGAAGGTCTGGAGGCGTCGCTGATCGGTCTGGTCGGCGGCGGCCGGCTGGGCGAGATCTTCTCCGCGCCGACCGACAACCCGATGCAGATGGACCGTCCGGTGGTGTTCGACGTGTCCAACGTCGACGACTCCGAGACCAGCCTGCAGGCCGCCGTACTGCTGGCCTGCTGGTCCTACGGGTTCGGCGCGGTCGCGGTCTCGCAGGCGCTCGCGGACGCCGGTCTGGAGCCCCGGCGGCACTACTTCGTCATCCTCGACGAGTTGTGGCGGGTACTGCGAGCCGGAAGCGGTCTCGTCGACCGCGTCGACGCGCTGACCCGTCTGAACCGGCAGCGTGGTGTCGGCATGGCGATGATCTCGCACACCATGTCCGACCTGCTCGCGCTGCCGAACCCCGAGGACCGGATGAAGGCGAAGGGTTTCGTCGAGCGGTCCGGCATGGTCATCTGCGGCGGTCTGCCGCGCGCCGAGATGGACAACCTGACAGAGGTCGTGTCGATGTCCATGGAGGAGCAGAACATGCTCGTCGGCTGGCAGGACCCGCCCGCGTGGGACCCGGCCACCGGCAAGGAGGCCGCACCGCCCGGGCGAGGCAACTTCCTGATCAAGGTCGGTGGCCGTCCCGGGATCCCGGTGCACGTCGGCCTCACCTCGGTCGAGCGCGAGATCAACGACACCAACAAGCTGTGGAAGACCGGCGAGGACGGCAAGCCGCAGAAGGTCGAGATCGCCCCGGACGGCAGCGAGGCGGTCGTCGGCGAGTACAGCCTCGACGACCCGGCGATGCTGCCGCCGCCCGACCCGACCACCCGCGTGATCGCCCGAACGGGAGTTGACGAGTAAATGGCCCAGGGCAGGAAGAGCACCGGACCCGGAGGGCTGTCACCCGAGTCGATCTTCATCTTCGCGATCATCGGTGCGCTCGCGGTGGTGGTCTTCTCGGTGTGGACCGCGCTGAAGGTCGCATCCTCGATCAACGGCACGCCGACGCCCGGGAACCCGTTCGACGCGATCGTCGACCTGATGCAGGGCAACCTGAGCTGGTCCGGCGCGGCCACCGGCATCCTGGTCGTCGAGATCGTCGTTGTGCTCGGTCTGGCCGCCGGCGGCTGGTGGTTCTTCTCCAACCGGCAGCGCAGCGTCGGCCGGGTCGACCGGCAGGCCGCGCTGATGTCGAAGCGGTCCGAGATCTACAAGCTCACCCGCGAGGGTGCGCAGGAGAAGGCCAACCAGCTCGGCGCCGGGCACGCGGGTCCCGGCATCCTGATCGGCCGGACCGTCCGGGACAACCTGGAGGTGTTCGGCAACTGGGAGGACATGCACGTCGACATCTGGGGTCCTCGTACCGGTAAGACCACGTCGCGTGCGGTGCCGGCGATCCTGGATGCGCCCGGCTGCGT includes:
- a CDS encoding SCO6880 family protein, producing MAAAENVRRAPRTYGNWRRPASAGIAGLGMLGTGIMMGGLLLVVISTMVGGIKAALVSLLIVAVALGLLISKDKHGLSTLQRLSTNIGWQRAKMAKHNIYRSGPLGRTAWGKFQLPGLAAASQLSEYQDSYGRPFALLYYPSTRHFTVVINAEPDGASLVDEEQVDIWVAHWGQWLASLGHEPGIVAASVTVESAPDTGIRLRREVGGNMMDGTPAIARAMLTEVVQSYPEGSALVSARVALTFKGTDRSGKRRKEDDMGRELAARLPALTQSLNATGAGAARPVSAQELCEAIRIAYDPASAALIDEARAQGMPPELQWTDVGPAATQAFWDKYRHDSAWSMTWSMTQAPRGEVFSSVLSQLVAPHADIDRKRVTLLYRPLDAGTAARMVEADKRNASFRATASARPSARNLAEARAADRSAQEEARGAGLVNFGMVVTGTVMSAEQIPDMVAAVDNLGATARVLLRPAYGSQDSAFVAALPLGVVVQNHLAVPAGLRESL
- a CDS encoding ATP/GTP-binding protein, producing the protein MSKKQKKPVDPTRGGKRPMPRGWPGPGGGYSTYLQAPQEWRGTTVQVCGMWPFAAGTGSPMVGVPIGRNILSGATMCCDPISWFMRAKLISNPSMFVLGKPGLGKSTITRRMALGLAGYGVQPLVLGDLKPDYKDLIEALGGQVIQLGRGRGHLNVLDPGESREAALRLTGKAREAIQADAHGRRQTMVSALIAIMRNQNPNDREETILDEALKVLDERFQGTPVLRDLLQVIQDAPDRVRNVALDRGSLDRYRQITEGLEASLIGLVGGGRLGEIFSAPTDNPMQMDRPVVFDVSNVDDSETSLQAAVLLACWSYGFGAVAVSQALADAGLEPRRHYFVILDELWRVLRAGSGLVDRVDALTRLNRQRGVGMAMISHTMSDLLALPNPEDRMKAKGFVERSGMVICGGLPRAEMDNLTEVVSMSMEEQNMLVGWQDPPAWDPATGKEAAPPGRGNFLIKVGGRPGIPVHVGLTSVEREINDTNKLWKTGEDGKPQKVEIAPDGSEAVVGEYSLDDPAMLPPPDPTTRVIARTGVDE